In the Deltaproteobacteria bacterium genome, one interval contains:
- a CDS encoding protein-glutamate O-methyltransferase CheR, translated as MGDQEDRVFQLLLRKIREERGLDFTQYRPTCLKRRIETRLRVNRINNYLEYMGLLNRSPEEYERLLDATTINVTEFFRDPPVWEVLKNRLLPEIIQDRKNEGSSAIRVWSAGCSGGEEVYSLSILFHELLGEVVSRQSSVVRKTEDSRLTTDDFRVEIHGTDIDKGSLKKAALGEYGQESLKNMDPLLLSKYFLPTGKSFAISDSIRISAQFRTHNMITDPPLKDMSLIICRNVLIYFTRELQVKVLENFHRSLRKDGYLVIGKSESLWGGTNKRFEVWDSTERIYKKKTDD; from the coding sequence ATGGGTGATCAAGAAGACCGTGTTTTTCAGCTTCTCCTCCGAAAAATTCGTGAAGAACGAGGGCTTGATTTCACGCAGTATCGTCCAACCTGTCTCAAACGACGTATCGAGACCCGCCTGCGAGTGAATCGAATCAACAATTACCTCGAATATATGGGCCTTTTGAATAGGAGTCCTGAAGAATACGAACGTCTGCTCGATGCAACAACCATTAACGTAACGGAATTTTTCCGGGACCCGCCCGTTTGGGAAGTCCTCAAAAACCGTCTCTTGCCGGAGATTATTCAGGACAGGAAGAATGAAGGAAGTTCTGCCATCCGCGTCTGGAGTGCCGGCTGTAGCGGAGGCGAAGAAGTTTATTCTCTCTCAATTCTTTTTCATGAACTTTTGGGAGAAGTCGTGAGTCGTCAGTCGTCAGTCGTCAGGAAAACTGAAGACTCACGACTGACGACTGACGACTTCCGTGTCGAAATTCATGGGACCGATATTGACAAAGGGTCTTTGAAGAAAGCTGCGTTGGGAGAGTATGGACAGGAAAGTCTCAAAAATATGGACCCACTTTTGCTTTCAAAATATTTTTTACCGACTGGAAAATCTTTTGCCATCAGTGATTCCATCCGGATTTCGGCTCAATTCCGCACGCACAATATGATCACCGACCCTCCCCTTAAAGATATGAGTCTGATCATCTGCCGAAACGTTCTCATCTATTTCACACGCGAATTACAGGTCAAGGTGCTGGAAAATTTTCATCGTTCTCTTCGAAAGGACGGCTATCTGGTGATCGGAAAATCGGAATCTCTGTGGGGAGGGACGAACAAACGTTTCGAAGTATGGGACAGCACAGAAC